A part of Sebastes fasciatus isolate fSebFas1 chromosome 10, fSebFas1.pri, whole genome shotgun sequence genomic DNA contains:
- the neurog1 gene encoding neurogenin-1: MDSVYSDMDSSSCDFFSQTDDEDSGSPSSSSLSPGRPGSPEPEAPVPQQKKRRRGRGSVPVVRKNRRVKANDRERNRMHNLNDALDSLRGVLPAFPEETKLTKIETLRFAHNYIWALSETIRIADLQGKTTGGGGDGALLRVPDPGAGPGPGSTSTSSSSSSSSSSSSWSSDGSSSSSSPAYSASSPGSPAGPDRYYLQQHDALFGFRSFAPGVY, translated from the coding sequence ATGGACTCGGTCTACTCGGACAtggacagcagcagctgtgacttCTTCTCTCAGACGGACGATGAAGACTCTGGTTCCCCGTCCAGCAGCAGTCTGTCCCCCGGTAGACCCGGGTCTCCGGAGCCCGAGGCGCCGGTCCCGCAGCAGAAGAAGCGGCGTCGTGGTCGCGGCTCGGTTCCGGTGGTGAGGAAGAACCGGCGCGTGAAGGCCAACGACCGGGAGCGGAACCGGATGCACAACCTGAACGACGCGCTGGACTCTCTGAGGGGGGTCCTGCCGGCCTTCCCGGAGGAGACCAAGCTCACCAAGATAGAGACGCTCCGGTTCGCCCACAACTACATCTGGGCTCTGTCCGAGACCATCCGCATCGCAGACCTGCAGGGCAAGACcaccggaggaggaggagacggtgcTCTGCTGCGGGTACCCGATCCGGGAGCCGGTCCGGGACCCGGcagcacctccacctcctcctcttcctcctcctcctcctcctcctcctcctggagctCCGACggctcctcgtcctcctcctccccggcCTACAGCGCCTCCAGCCCGGGCAGCCCCGCCGGACCGGACCGGTACTACCTGCAGCAGCACGACGCGCTGTTCGGCTTCCGCAGCTTCGCACCCGGCGTCTACTGA